One region of Termitidicoccus mucosus genomic DNA includes:
- a CDS encoding LacI family DNA-binding transcriptional regulator — protein sequence MSSTAPSLRDLARTLGLSHTTVSEALRNNPRVKPDTRQRVQEAAQAAGYQHNPLAGALMSEMRRSRTGTFRGVIAIVDLDGPKNRPLASARHHRELVKGAGTRAEELGFKTEYFSMGDEGLTPMRLDTILQSRGIRGVFLLPVSDNPDFSRLDWSRYAGVYTDYVIEHPALHSVCANHFRSMFTALQRLHTLGYRRPGLVLQGHHDERLMHRWEASFLAYQKYSGESPKVPPLIVPDVEPVSFTAWFRKHDPDVVLCHRAEVIGWMEGCGARVPSTHGFCCLNIMMNPRPCSGIDLQANLIGARGIELIIAQLYRNEYGVPEHPSTTTIPGAWRDGPTLRDMTQEAKKTRPRNARKTVAM from the coding sequence ATGTCCTCAACTGCCCCCTCGCTTCGCGATCTAGCGCGCACGCTCGGCCTGTCCCACACCACGGTGTCGGAGGCGCTGCGCAACAATCCCCGGGTAAAACCCGACACCCGCCAGCGTGTGCAGGAAGCCGCGCAGGCCGCCGGCTACCAGCACAATCCGCTGGCGGGCGCGCTCATGTCCGAAATGCGGCGCTCGCGCACTGGCACGTTTCGCGGGGTGATCGCGATCGTGGATCTCGACGGGCCGAAAAACCGCCCGCTGGCATCGGCGCGGCACCATCGCGAACTCGTGAAGGGCGCCGGGACGCGGGCCGAGGAACTCGGGTTCAAGACAGAGTATTTCTCGATGGGGGACGAGGGGCTGACACCGATGCGGCTCGACACCATCCTGCAATCGCGCGGCATTCGCGGCGTGTTTCTCCTGCCGGTCAGCGACAATCCCGATTTCTCGCGGCTCGACTGGTCGCGCTACGCGGGGGTTTACACGGATTACGTGATCGAGCATCCCGCGCTGCACTCGGTCTGCGCGAATCATTTCCGCTCGATGTTCACCGCGCTCCAGCGGTTGCACACGCTCGGCTACCGCCGTCCCGGCCTTGTGCTCCAGGGGCATCACGACGAGCGACTGATGCATCGCTGGGAGGCGTCGTTTCTCGCCTATCAGAAATACAGCGGGGAATCCCCGAAGGTGCCGCCGCTCATCGTCCCGGATGTCGAACCGGTGAGTTTCACCGCCTGGTTCAGGAAACACGATCCCGATGTCGTGCTTTGCCACCGGGCCGAGGTGATCGGCTGGATGGAAGGCTGCGGGGCGAGGGTGCCGTCCACGCACGGGTTTTGCTGTTTGAACATCATGATGAATCCGCGTCCCTGCTCCGGCATCGACTTGCAGGCAAACCTGATCGGGGCGCGCGGCATCGAGCTCATCATCGCGCAACTTTACCGCAACGAATACGGCGTGCCCGAGCATCCGTCCACCACGACCATCCCGGGAGCGTGGCGGGATGGCCCGACCCTGCGGGACATGACCCAGGAGGCAAAAAAAACACGTCCGCGCAACGCTCGGAAAACCGTGGCTATGTGA
- a CDS encoding sodium:solute symporter family protein: MPKGITILDILVVLGYFLAIIYIGRRAKAASSKGEEDYFLAGRKLGKLYQAFLNFGNATEPQGAVSNASFVYKSGAAYSWYSFQTVFINPYYWFMYVWFRRVRLLTMADLFVDRFNSRWLGAFYSVFQIGVAVLLIGFGSFTAYKITASLVNKPESAWTVEERQAVEGFRELRELERQQEAGELSLVMEPRLKALRELKARDQIYSNVSLLRPWAWQAAFYIVFIAVVAAYMVLGGMTAAAFAEALQGTLIIVFSIILIPTGLYVLGGWDQLAARIPNKETFNLFGGEQTGWGIFAITLVSLIQMNALSPNMNIMGSARNEMAARMGVLGLYAKRVMIILWTFAGLIAIALFTGKDALADPDTTWGALSERLLSPIPGLIGLMLAGVIAGVMSNLAAKSMAVSSLFVRNIFRLFWPDSSEERGVFVARLTIVVVLITGLISAIFMKDMMSIVQLVITVNVPFGVLIMVMFFWRKATLPAAWASIVLSVLLNIAFPLAAPWIPAMTNSQSLALRVPANPGEDASTPGVKLSPVFWETVIHKDATDLSSPLVGGGRFNMECYMVHKTGLIDVTGLTPRWRENIRYFVDALFPFIVLVLVSLVTRNRRPEQVDFFYGKMKTPVGETPELEAQAIEETRKNPRRFDHVKLLGPKSSWEFTKWDRMDTIGFLACCAGSGVLILVFWFVLKLASGA, encoded by the coding sequence ATGCCCAAAGGAATCACCATACTGGACATACTCGTCGTGCTCGGGTATTTCCTCGCCATTATATATATAGGACGCCGCGCAAAGGCCGCCTCGTCCAAGGGGGAGGAGGACTACTTCCTTGCCGGCCGCAAGCTGGGCAAACTCTACCAGGCGTTCCTCAACTTCGGCAACGCCACCGAGCCGCAGGGCGCGGTGTCCAACGCCAGCTTTGTCTATAAAAGCGGCGCGGCCTATTCGTGGTATTCCTTCCAGACGGTGTTTATAAATCCGTATTACTGGTTCATGTATGTCTGGTTCCGCCGCGTGCGCCTGCTCACCATGGCCGACCTGTTCGTGGACCGCTTCAACAGCCGCTGGCTCGGCGCGTTCTACTCGGTGTTCCAGATCGGCGTGGCCGTGCTGCTCATCGGCTTCGGCAGTTTCACCGCCTACAAGATCACCGCCTCGCTGGTCAACAAGCCCGAGTCCGCGTGGACGGTGGAGGAGCGCCAGGCCGTCGAGGGCTTCCGCGAGCTGCGCGAGTTGGAGCGCCAGCAGGAGGCGGGCGAACTCTCGCTCGTCATGGAGCCCCGCCTGAAGGCGCTGCGCGAGCTCAAGGCGCGCGACCAGATTTACAGCAACGTCTCCCTCCTCCGGCCCTGGGCATGGCAGGCGGCGTTTTATATAGTGTTCATCGCGGTGGTCGCGGCCTACATGGTGCTCGGCGGCATGACGGCGGCGGCCTTCGCCGAGGCGCTCCAGGGCACGTTGATTATTGTTTTCTCCATTATATTAATCCCCACGGGGCTCTACGTGCTCGGCGGCTGGGACCAGCTCGCCGCGCGGATTCCCAACAAGGAGACGTTCAATCTCTTCGGCGGCGAGCAGACCGGCTGGGGCATCTTCGCCATCACGCTGGTGAGCCTTATACAAATGAACGCGCTCAGCCCCAACATGAACATCATGGGCTCCGCCCGCAACGAGATGGCCGCCCGCATGGGCGTGCTCGGCCTCTACGCCAAGCGCGTGATGATCATCCTGTGGACTTTCGCCGGGCTCATCGCCATCGCGCTGTTCACCGGCAAGGACGCGCTCGCCGACCCCGACACCACCTGGGGCGCGCTCTCGGAACGGCTGCTCAGCCCGATTCCCGGCCTCATCGGCCTCATGCTCGCGGGCGTCATCGCCGGCGTGATGTCCAACCTCGCCGCGAAGTCGATGGCCGTGTCGTCGCTCTTCGTGCGCAATATCTTCCGCCTCTTCTGGCCTGACTCCTCCGAGGAGCGCGGCGTGTTTGTCGCCCGCCTGACCATTGTCGTGGTGCTCATCACCGGCTTGATCTCGGCCATATTCATGAAGGACATGATGAGCATCGTGCAGCTCGTCATCACGGTCAACGTGCCCTTCGGTGTGCTCATCATGGTGATGTTTTTCTGGCGCAAGGCCACCTTGCCCGCCGCGTGGGCCTCCATCGTGCTCTCCGTGCTGCTCAACATCGCCTTTCCGCTGGCCGCGCCGTGGATTCCCGCCATGACCAACAGCCAGTCGCTCGCGCTCCGCGTGCCCGCCAATCCCGGGGAGGACGCCTCCACGCCCGGCGTGAAACTCTCGCCCGTGTTCTGGGAAACCGTCATCCACAAGGACGCCACCGACCTCTCCAGCCCGCTCGTCGGCGGGGGGCGCTTCAACATGGAATGCTACATGGTGCACAAGACCGGCCTCATCGATGTCACCGGGCTCACCCCGCGCTGGCGCGAAAACATCCGCTACTTCGTGGACGCGCTCTTCCCGTTCATCGTCCTCGTGCTCGTGAGCCTCGTGACCCGCAACCGCCGGCCCGAGCAGGTCGATTTCTTCTATGGCAAAATGAAGACGCCCGTCGGCGAAACCCCCGAGCTTGAGGCGCAGGCCATCGAGGAAACGCGCAAAAACCCGCGCCGCTTCGACCATGTGAAACTCCTCGGACCAAAGTCGTCGTGGGAGTTCACGAAATGGGATCGCATGGACACGATCGGCTTCCTCGCCTGCTGCGCCGGCTCGGGCGTCCTCATACTGGTCTTCTGGTTCGTCCTGAAACTCGCGAGCGGCGCGTAA
- the rhaM gene encoding L-rhamnose mutarotase produces the protein MIRKAFLMSVNPGKEAEYQRRHSPIWADLAAELKSHGSHNYSIFLDEKTHQLFGYVEIESEERWAAVAQTDACRRWWKFMGDIMPSNPDNSPVSRDLREVFHLE, from the coding sequence ATGATACGAAAAGCATTCCTCATGAGTGTGAATCCCGGCAAAGAAGCTGAATACCAGCGCCGCCACTCGCCCATCTGGGCCGACCTTGCCGCCGAGCTCAAAAGCCACGGCAGCCACAACTATTCCATTTTCCTCGACGAAAAGACGCATCAACTTTTTGGATACGTCGAGATCGAGAGCGAGGAACGCTGGGCCGCCGTCGCGCAGACCGACGCCTGCCGGCGCTGGTGGAAATTCATGGGCGATATCATGCCCAGCAACCCCGACAACAGCCCCGTCTCCCGCGACCTCCGCGAGGTGTTCCACCTCGAGTGA
- a CDS encoding Tat pathway signal sequence domain protein, whose translation MNPKTISRRSFVKNAALAAAAAQIPAALRAAPPSSPSPASAGVSAPQPARGSIRWLDGSAPALNNGATWGMPWPRGSVAKDAAFALRDAAGKSIPVQSWPTAFWPDGSLKWTAHAVPAGIEINGGLALAPGQKPAAPAQAVTVRDASGSVVVDTGVIRATIAKSGATLVRAIARDGRDVLVNGRLVAMSADTPDADEAVRHTTSFESDIAAVTIEQAGPVRAVVKIEGRHRQCAAAPADAAVVERGQLVRPPADGPSALHIAASPRAWLPFTVRLYFYAGGEAVRVMHSFVYDGDPEKDFLRGIGVRFEVPMTDLPHDRHVRFAGEGKGLWAEAVRGLTGLRRDPDGRANPGPIKTAQLAGLPCPPVETFNPQVRERLHYIPAWGDFTLTQPAANAFTIRKRTKPGHGWIDVDQGRRASGTGYIGGATGGGVVFGLRDFWQRHPVQLDIRGAHTDRAEVTLWMYSPEAQPMDLRFYHDGMGMDDFRKQYDGGLEITYEDYEPGYGNAHGVARSSEIMLWAVAATPSRDRLVEMAAAVRTPPVLVCAPEVVLNAKVFGALWSLPDRSTPAKAAIEERLDWQFDYHRKQVDQRHWYGFWSYGDVMHSYDRDRHVWKYDVGGFAWDNSELSTDLWLWYYFLRTGRADVFRFAEAMTRHTGEVDVYHTGKFAGLGTRHNVQHWGCSAKQVRISTAAYRRVYYYLTADERVGDLMRELLDVDKILNSVDPARKLTGATPLGKYDSRLSFGTDWANLAVAWLTEWERGGDTRYRDKLLRGLRDWGAMPTGFFTSDRYGYQIASGSLEPLTVRGRPGGSDKTIGVSHLDSVFGAVETFAELIQLTAGQPEYEGFAKAWIQYCTLYSAARDEQRAALGADIRGNGLRQAHSRLTAYAAKMTGDKKLAARAWKEFGQGDFADHGLADTRASLKTSLIEGPDVLNPVDEATWVSTNDAAQWGLAAIECLALIGEQMPE comes from the coding sequence ATGAACCCAAAAACCATTTCCCGCCGCTCCTTCGTCAAAAACGCCGCCCTCGCCGCCGCCGCCGCGCAAATCCCCGCCGCCCTCCGCGCCGCTCCGCCTTCCTCCCCGTCCCCGGCATCCGCCGGCGTGTCCGCCCCGCAGCCCGCGCGCGGTTCCATCCGCTGGCTCGACGGCTCCGCGCCCGCGCTCAACAATGGCGCCACCTGGGGCATGCCCTGGCCGCGCGGCTCCGTCGCGAAAGATGCCGCGTTTGCGCTGCGCGACGCCGCCGGGAAATCGATCCCCGTGCAGAGCTGGCCCACCGCGTTCTGGCCCGACGGCTCGCTCAAATGGACCGCGCACGCCGTGCCCGCCGGCATCGAAATCAACGGCGGCCTTGCGCTCGCTCCCGGGCAAAAGCCCGCCGCGCCCGCGCAGGCCGTCACGGTGCGCGACGCCTCCGGTAGTGTGGTGGTGGATACAGGCGTCATCCGCGCCACCATCGCGAAATCCGGCGCCACGCTTGTGCGCGCCATCGCGCGCGACGGACGCGACGTGCTGGTCAACGGCCGCCTCGTCGCCATGAGTGCCGACACGCCCGACGCCGATGAAGCCGTGCGCCATACCACCTCCTTTGAAAGCGACATCGCCGCCGTCACCATCGAGCAGGCCGGCCCCGTGCGTGCCGTGGTGAAAATCGAGGGCCGGCACCGCCAGTGCGCCGCCGCTCCCGCCGATGCCGCCGTTGTGGAACGCGGACAGCTTGTCCGCCCGCCAGCGGACGGGCCGTCCGCGCTCCATATCGCCGCCTCGCCGCGCGCCTGGCTGCCCTTCACCGTGCGCCTCTACTTTTACGCCGGCGGCGAGGCCGTGCGCGTCATGCACTCTTTCGTTTACGACGGCGACCCGGAGAAGGATTTTCTGCGCGGCATCGGCGTGCGTTTCGAGGTGCCGATGACCGACCTCCCGCACGACCGCCACGTGCGTTTCGCCGGCGAGGGCAAGGGCCTTTGGGCCGAGGCCGTGCGCGGGCTCACCGGCCTGCGCCGCGATCCCGACGGGCGCGCCAACCCCGGCCCGATCAAAACCGCCCAGCTCGCCGGGCTCCCCTGCCCGCCCGTGGAGACATTTAATCCGCAAGTCCGCGAACGCCTGCACTACATCCCGGCCTGGGGCGACTTCACGCTCACCCAGCCCGCAGCCAACGCCTTCACGATCCGCAAGCGCACCAAGCCGGGACACGGCTGGATCGACGTCGATCAGGGCCGCCGAGCCTCCGGCACCGGCTACATCGGCGGCGCGACCGGCGGCGGCGTGGTGTTCGGCCTGCGCGATTTCTGGCAGCGCCATCCCGTGCAGCTCGACATCCGCGGCGCGCACACCGACCGCGCCGAGGTCACCCTCTGGATGTATTCGCCGGAGGCGCAGCCGATGGACCTGCGTTTCTACCACGACGGCATGGGCATGGATGATTTCCGCAAGCAATACGACGGCGGGCTCGAAATCACCTACGAGGATTACGAGCCCGGCTACGGCAACGCGCACGGCGTCGCGCGCTCCAGCGAAATCATGCTCTGGGCCGTCGCCGCCACGCCCTCGCGCGACCGTCTCGTCGAAATGGCCGCCGCCGTGCGCACGCCGCCCGTGCTGGTTTGCGCGCCCGAGGTCGTGCTCAACGCAAAAGTCTTCGGCGCGCTCTGGTCGCTGCCCGACCGCTCCACGCCCGCCAAGGCCGCCATCGAGGAGCGCCTCGACTGGCAGTTCGACTACCATCGCAAACAGGTTGACCAGCGCCATTGGTATGGCTTCTGGAGCTACGGCGACGTCATGCACAGCTACGACCGCGACCGCCACGTCTGGAAATACGACGTCGGCGGCTTTGCCTGGGACAACTCCGAGCTCTCGACCGATCTCTGGCTCTGGTATTATTTCCTTCGCACCGGGCGCGCCGACGTGTTTCGTTTCGCCGAGGCCATGACCCGCCACACCGGCGAGGTCGATGTCTATCACACGGGAAAATTCGCCGGCCTCGGCACGCGCCACAACGTCCAGCACTGGGGTTGCTCCGCGAAACAAGTGCGCATCAGCACCGCCGCCTATCGCCGGGTTTATTATTATCTCACCGCCGACGAACGCGTCGGCGACCTCATGCGCGAGCTTCTCGACGTGGACAAAATCCTCAACTCCGTCGATCCCGCGCGCAAACTCACCGGCGCCACGCCGCTCGGCAAATACGACTCGCGCCTCAGTTTCGGCACCGACTGGGCCAACCTCGCCGTCGCCTGGCTCACCGAATGGGAACGCGGCGGCGACACCCGATACCGCGACAAACTCCTGCGCGGCCTGCGCGACTGGGGCGCGATGCCCACCGGCTTTTTCACCAGCGACCGCTACGGCTACCAAATCGCCAGCGGCAGCCTCGAGCCGCTCACCGTGCGCGGACGGCCCGGCGGCAGTGACAAAACCATCGGCGTCTCGCACCTCGACTCCGTTTTCGGCGCGGTCGAGACCTTCGCCGAACTCATTCAGCTCACCGCCGGCCAGCCCGAATACGAGGGTTTCGCCAAGGCGTGGATTCAATATTGCACGCTTTACTCCGCGGCGAGGGACGAGCAACGCGCCGCGCTCGGCGCCGACATCCGCGGCAACGGCCTGCGCCAGGCGCACTCGCGCCTCACCGCCTACGCCGCGAAGATGACCGGCGACAAGAAACTCGCCGCGCGCGCCTGGAAGGAATTCGGGCAGGGCGATTTCGCCGATCACGGTCTCGCCGACACCCGCGCCTCGCTCAAGACCAGCCTCATCGAAGGCCCGGACGTGTTGAATCCCGTGGACGAGGCCACATGGGTATCCACGAACGACGCCGCGCAATGGGGGCTCGCCGCCATCGAGTGCCTCGCCCTCATCGGCGAGCAGATGCCTGAATAA
- a CDS encoding methyl-accepting chemotaxis protein, translated as MTAFLVLSSHFDRQAAGQIKLRSEAIDAMLRQDADLLSELSRMAAANPQFPQKVAQGDAEATALLSKSLLQGKKADFAFVVRASGALFASSWDKAPPFDPSELAGVRAALAGRQVHGFEMLGTGSYSLLAAAPIVDQGRVIAALVAGQTISGSAAWVDSVKAIHDVECTIFAEDARAATTIVRDGHRIVGTRMDNPAVIETVLRQGRAFHNRNRIEGRAYETAYWPLRNADGQVTGMGFIGQDLAYIHDTYYSLFSSIGIITLLCVGVILTTAFFMAKRLGDTLHRLAQSLLGGSDEVNSAATQVSTASQALAASASQQAASLEEASASLEEMSAMTKRNAENASQASVLMKKTRQNAEQGSQEMAAMNQAMEAIRTSSDDTARIIKTIDEIAFQTNILALNAAVEAARAGEAGAGFAVVAEEVRNLAQRSAQAARETSGQISTAIERSALGVRISEQVAASLAHIVENVRQVDHLVEEVTNASHEQNQGILQLNQAVSSMDQIVQSNAAGSEETAAAANELSAQAKTLREAVAHLSALVEGRHVDALLSEPASDA; from the coding sequence GTGACCGCTTTCCTCGTCCTTTCCAGCCACTTCGACCGCCAGGCGGCCGGGCAGATCAAGCTGCGTTCCGAAGCCATCGACGCCATGCTTCGCCAAGATGCCGATCTCCTGTCGGAGTTGAGCCGCATGGCCGCGGCCAATCCGCAGTTCCCGCAAAAAGTGGCCCAAGGTGATGCGGAGGCGACAGCCTTGCTGTCCAAGTCGCTCTTGCAGGGGAAGAAGGCCGACTTTGCCTTTGTTGTCCGCGCCTCGGGCGCCTTGTTTGCCTCTTCCTGGGACAAAGCTCCCCCTTTCGATCCTTCCGAACTCGCGGGCGTGCGCGCCGCGCTGGCCGGGCGCCAGGTGCATGGCTTCGAAATGCTGGGGACCGGTTCATACTCCCTGCTGGCCGCCGCGCCCATCGTCGATCAGGGCCGGGTGATCGCAGCCTTGGTCGCGGGCCAGACGATCTCCGGTTCCGCGGCTTGGGTGGATTCCGTAAAAGCCATCCACGATGTCGAATGCACGATTTTCGCGGAGGATGCGCGCGCGGCCACCACCATCGTCCGCGACGGACATCGCATTGTCGGGACCAGGATGGACAATCCGGCCGTGATCGAAACCGTGTTGCGGCAGGGCCGGGCTTTCCATAACCGCAACCGGATTGAGGGCCGGGCCTACGAGACGGCCTATTGGCCGCTCAGGAACGCGGACGGCCAAGTCACGGGCATGGGCTTCATCGGCCAGGATCTGGCCTATATCCACGACACCTATTATTCCCTTTTTTCCTCGATCGGCATCATCACCCTTCTCTGTGTCGGCGTCATCCTGACGACGGCCTTTTTCATGGCGAAGCGCCTGGGGGACACCTTGCATCGCCTCGCCCAGAGCCTCCTGGGCGGAAGCGACGAGGTCAACTCGGCGGCCACCCAGGTTTCCACCGCAAGCCAGGCGCTCGCGGCTTCCGCCAGCCAGCAGGCCGCATCCCTGGAAGAGGCGAGCGCTTCGCTCGAAGAAATGTCCGCCATGACAAAACGAAACGCCGAGAATGCCTCGCAGGCCAGCGTCCTGATGAAGAAAACGCGCCAGAACGCCGAGCAGGGATCGCAGGAAATGGCCGCGATGAACCAAGCCATGGAAGCCATCCGGACCAGCAGCGACGACACGGCCAGAATCATCAAGACGATCGACGAAATCGCCTTCCAGACCAACATCCTCGCACTGAATGCCGCCGTGGAGGCCGCGCGCGCCGGCGAGGCCGGGGCCGGTTTTGCCGTCGTGGCCGAGGAAGTCCGCAACCTCGCCCAGCGCAGCGCCCAGGCGGCCCGGGAGACCTCGGGCCAGATTTCCACCGCCATCGAGCGTTCCGCGCTGGGTGTGCGCATCAGCGAACAGGTCGCGGCCAGCCTCGCGCACATCGTGGAAAATGTCCGGCAGGTGGACCACCTGGTCGAGGAGGTCACGAACGCCTCCCACGAGCAGAATCAAGGCATCCTCCAGCTCAACCAGGCCGTTTCCAGCATGGACCAGATCGTGCAGAGCAATGCCGCGGGCTCGGAGGAAACCGCGGCGGCGGCCAACGAACTCAGCGCCCAGGCCAAAACCTTGCGCGAGGCCGTCGCCCACCTGTCCGCCTTGGTCGAGGGCAGGCACGTCGATGCCCTCCTGTCAGAGCCGGCCTCGGATGCTTAA
- a CDS encoding MauE/DoxX family redox-associated membrane protein: MIPLFAQLARIALAAMFLYAGFSKLLDPAAFAVSIENYRLLPCAPSGWVALYLPWLETGCAFGLFLPRLRLGATALLAALCAGFCGFITSALLRGLDISCGCFGGDAAARSDLRLPLLRAALLLAACAWLLMHETRRLRRSAAARVG; this comes from the coding sequence GTGATTCCTTTGTTTGCGCAGCTCGCGCGCATCGCGCTGGCCGCGATGTTTCTTTATGCGGGGTTCTCCAAGCTCCTGGACCCGGCGGCCTTTGCCGTATCCATAGAAAACTACCGGCTGCTTCCCTGCGCGCCTTCCGGCTGGGTGGCGCTCTATTTGCCGTGGCTGGAAACGGGCTGCGCGTTCGGGCTTTTTCTCCCGCGACTGCGCCTCGGGGCGACCGCCTTGCTGGCCGCGCTTTGCGCCGGTTTTTGCGGATTCATCACCTCGGCGCTGTTGCGCGGGCTCGACATTTCCTGCGGCTGCTTTGGCGGCGATGCCGCCGCGCGCTCCGATCTCCGTTTGCCGCTGCTTCGCGCGGCGCTTCTCCTCGCCGCCTGCGCGTGGCTGCTCATGCACGAAACGCGCAGGCTGCGACGGTCCGCTGCTGCGCGGGTTGGATGA
- a CDS encoding rhodanese-like domain-containing protein codes for MTALPQSTVSAPRIGRMVVRQSLVLLLLALVPALIAALAHPRRPACAPPDGITEVAWREVAGWPVPPLIIDARPAADYAAARIPGALPLESVRWEEQLPRIVEQWRPDAPVLVYCSDEGCGVSRDVARRLKSELGLPGIYVLKGGWRAWQAAQP; via the coding sequence GTGACCGCCCTCCCGCAATCCACCGTTTCCGCGCCGCGCATCGGGCGGATGGTTGTCCGCCAGTCGCTGGTGCTGCTCCTCCTCGCGCTGGTGCCGGCGCTGATCGCCGCCTTGGCCCATCCGCGCCGTCCGGCGTGCGCGCCGCCCGACGGGATAACCGAGGTCGCATGGCGGGAGGTTGCCGGCTGGCCCGTGCCGCCGCTCATCATCGATGCGCGGCCCGCCGCCGACTACGCCGCCGCCCGCATCCCCGGCGCGCTGCCGCTGGAGTCCGTCCGCTGGGAGGAACAACTCCCGCGCATCGTTGAACAATGGCGCCCCGATGCGCCGGTCCTCGTGTATTGCAGCGACGAAGGCTGCGGCGTCAGCCGGGACGTGGCCCGCCGCCTGAAAAGCGAACTCGGGCTGCCCGGCATTTACGTCCTGAAAGGAGGCTGGCGCGCATGGCAGGCCGCTCAACCGTGA
- a CDS encoding DUF1573 domain-containing protein: protein MKPVRRLRLSPCPLPGVMLMLMALCAAPLPALEWARTEAVLNGRLGEAFPPVEFPFTNKSEASVTITDIRASCHCTVPVLEKKTYTPGESGVLRVDFDTTGLAGSVTRTITVETDEPGAPAQTLTLIADLIEPVALKPRLLHWKLDASAAAKTVDIQINRDGGLEITGAASSRDDFKVELATFEPRRRYRLTVTPAGTGDARLAVITLKTLETVPAGTALTVFAQVR, encoded by the coding sequence ATGAAACCAGTCCGCCGCCTTCGCCTCTCACCTTGTCCTTTGCCGGGCGTCATGCTGATGCTCATGGCGCTTTGCGCGGCGCCGCTTCCCGCGCTCGAATGGGCGCGCACCGAGGCCGTGCTCAACGGCCGGCTCGGCGAGGCGTTTCCGCCGGTGGAGTTTCCTTTCACCAACAAATCGGAGGCGTCCGTCACCATCACCGACATCCGCGCCAGTTGCCATTGCACCGTACCGGTGCTCGAGAAGAAAACCTACACGCCCGGCGAAAGCGGCGTGCTGCGGGTGGACTTCGACACCACCGGCCTCGCCGGTTCCGTCACCCGCACCATCACGGTCGAGACCGACGAACCCGGCGCGCCGGCGCAGACGCTCACGCTCATCGCCGACCTGATCGAGCCTGTCGCGCTCAAGCCGCGCCTGCTGCACTGGAAACTCGACGCGTCCGCCGCGGCGAAAACCGTGGACATCCAAATCAACCGCGACGGCGGGCTCGAAATCACCGGCGCCGCCAGCAGCCGTGACGATTTCAAGGTCGAGCTCGCCACGTTCGAACCGCGCCGTCGCTACCGCCTCACCGTCACGCCCGCCGGCACCGGGGACGCGCGGCTCGCGGTCATCACGCTGAAAACACTTGAAACGGTTCCCGCCGGCACCGCGCTCACCGTCTTCGCGCAAGTGCGCTGA
- a CDS encoding malate dehydrogenase, which translates to MKTPIRVAVTGAAGQIGYSLLFRIASGAVFGPEQPVILHLIEIEPALPALNGVVMELQDCAFPLLKGIVPTADLNEGFKGVNWAFLVGSVPRKAGMERKDLLSINGKIFIGQGKAIAANAAPDIRVLVVGNPCNTNCLIAMNNAKSIPADRWFAMTMLDQNRAVTQLALKAGVDTTDVSGLAIWGNHSSTMYPDYFNAKIGGKPVPEVIKHELWFKETFIPTVQQRGAAIIKARGLSSAASAANAAIETVRNLVNPTPAGHVFSVAVCSDGSYGIEKGLIFSYPIVSDGKSWKIVQGLPLGDFSKEKIAATEKELKEEKALVAELLG; encoded by the coding sequence ATGAAAACGCCCATTCGTGTCGCAGTCACCGGCGCCGCCGGTCAAATCGGCTACTCGCTCCTGTTCCGCATCGCCTCCGGCGCGGTGTTCGGCCCCGAGCAGCCCGTGATTCTCCACCTCATCGAAATCGAACCCGCCCTCCCGGCCCTCAACGGCGTCGTGATGGAGCTCCAGGATTGCGCCTTCCCGCTGCTGAAGGGCATCGTCCCCACCGCCGACCTCAACGAAGGTTTCAAGGGCGTCAACTGGGCCTTCCTCGTCGGCTCGGTTCCGCGCAAGGCCGGCATGGAGCGCAAGGACCTCCTCAGCATCAACGGCAAGATCTTCATCGGCCAGGGCAAGGCCATCGCCGCCAACGCCGCGCCCGACATCCGCGTGCTCGTCGTGGGCAACCCCTGCAACACAAACTGCCTCATCGCCATGAACAACGCCAAGTCGATCCCCGCCGATCGCTGGTTTGCCATGACCATGCTCGACCAGAACCGCGCCGTCACCCAACTCGCCCTCAAGGCCGGCGTGGACACCACGGACGTCTCCGGCCTCGCCATCTGGGGCAACCACAGCTCCACGATGTATCCCGATTACTTCAACGCCAAGATCGGGGGCAAGCCCGTGCCCGAGGTCATCAAGCACGAGCTCTGGTTCAAGGAAACCTTCATCCCCACCGTGCAGCAGCGCGGCGCGGCCATCATCAAGGCCCGCGGCCTCAGCTCCGCCGCCTCCGCCGCCAACGCCGCCATCGAGACCGTGCGCAACCTCGTCAACCCGACGCCCGCCGGCCACGTGTTCAGCGTCGCGGTTTGCTCCGACGGCAGCTACGGCATCGAGAAAGGCCTCATCTTCTCGTATCCGATCGTGAGCGACGGCAAGAGCTGGAAAATCGTCCAGGGGCTCCCGCTCGGCGACTTCTCGAAGGAGAAGATCGCCGCCACCGAGAAGGAGCTCAAGGAGGAGAAGGCCCTGGTGGCCGAGCTTCTCGGCTGA